The following proteins come from a genomic window of Canis lupus baileyi chromosome 20, mCanLup2.hap1, whole genome shotgun sequence:
- the IWS1 gene encoding protein IWS1 homolog isoform X6: protein MDSEYYSGDQSADDGGATPVQDERDSGSDVEDDVNEQHSGSDTGSVERHSENEPSDREDGLNKRHHVTDSENDDPSNLNASDSESEELQRQKDSDSESEEHAEPPASDSENEDTNQHGSDSESEETRKLPVSDSENEELLNGHASDSENEDVRKHPASDSEVEELPKSPASDSETEDALKPQISDSESEEPQQHQASDSENEELPKPRISDSESEELPKPRVSDSESEEPQRTQASDSENEELPKPRISDSESEDPPPRHQASDSENEELPKPRISDSESEGPPRHQASDSENEELPKPRISDSESEDPPRNQASDSENEELPKPRVSDSESEEPQKGPASDSETEDASRHKQKPESDDDSDGENKGEDTEMQNDSFHSDSHIDRKRIQSSDSEEEEPKRPKIESDEDEEKVGEEEKVAKRKAAVLSDSEDEEKASAKKSRVVSDADDSDSDVISDKSGKREKTLASDSEEEVGKEELSDKKNEEKDLFGSDSESGNEEENLIADIFGESGDEEEEEFTGFNQEDLEEEKSETQVKEAEDSDSDDNIKRGKHMDFLSDFEMMLQRKKSMSGKRRRNRDGGTFISDADDVVSAMIVKMNEAAEEDRQLNNQKKPALKKLTLLPTVVMHLKKQDLKETFIDSGVMSAIKEWLSPLPDRSLPALKIREELLKILQELPSVSQETLKHSGIGRAVMYLYKHPKESRSNKDMAGKLINEWSRPIFGLTSNYKGMTREEREQRDLEQMPQRRRMNSTGGQTPRRDLEKVLTGEEKALRPGDPGFCARARVPMPSNKDYVVRPKWNVEMESSRFQGTSKKGISRLDKQMRKFTDIRKKSRSAHAVKISIEGNKMPL, encoded by the exons AATGAACCTAGTGATCGAGAAGATGGCCTCAACAAAAGACACCACGTGACAGATTCTGAGAATGATGATCCCTCAAATCTTAATGCCAGTGACTCTGAAAGTGAGGAGCTTCAAAGGCAAAAGGACAGTGACTCTGAATCTGAGGAGCACGCAGAGCCTCCTGCAAGTGATTCTGAAAATGAGGACACTAATCAGCATGGGAGTGACTCTGAGAGTGAGGAGACCAGGAAGCTACCTGTCAGTGACTCTGAAAATGAGGAACTTCTTAATGGGCATGCAAGTGACTCAGAAAATGAAGACGTTAGAAAGCATCCTGCCAGTGATTCAGAGGTGGAAGAGCTCCCCAAAAGTCCTGCCAGTGACTCTGAAACAGAGGATGCTCTAAAACCTCAAATCAGTGACTCTGAGAGTGAGGAACCCCAACAGCACCAAGCCAGTGATTCTGAAAATGAGGAACTTCCCAAACCTCGAATTAGTGATTCTGAAAGTGAGGAGCTTCCTAAGCCTCGGGTCAGTGACTCGGAAAGTGAGGAGCCTCAGAGGACTCAGGCCAGTGACTCTGAAAATGAGGAGCTTCCCAAGCCCCGTATCAGTGACTCAGAAAGTGAGGACCCGCCGCCAAGGCACCAAGCCAGTGACTCAGAAAACGAGGAGCTTCCCAAACCCCGTATCAGTGACTCAGAAAGTGAGGGTCCCCCGAGGCACCAAGCCAGTGACTCAGAAAATGAGGAGCTTCCCAAACCTCGGATTAGTGATTCGGAAAGTGAGGACCCCCCAAGGAACCAGGCCAGTGATTCAGAAAATGAGGAGCTTCCCAAGCCCCGAGTCAGTGACTCTGAGAGTGAGGAACCTCAGAAGGGACCTGCCAGTGATTCCGAAACTGAGGATGCCTCCAGACACAAACAGAAGCCAGAGTCAGATGATGACAGTGATGGGGAGAATAAGGGAGAGgatacagaaatgcaaaatgacTCCTTTCATTCAGATAGCCATATAGACAGAAAAAGGATCCAGAGTTCTGACAGTGAGGAGGAAGAACCCAAAAGGCCAAAAATTGAAAgtgatgaagatgaagaaaaagtaggagaggaggagaaggtagCAAAGCGAAAAGCTGCTGTGCTTTCTGATAgtgaagatgaagagaaagcat CAGCAAAGAAGAGTCGTGTTGTCTCTGATGCAGATGACTCTGACAGTGATGTTATATCAGACAAATCAggcaaaagagagaagactctaGCATCTGACAGTGAAGAAGAAGTAGGGAAAGAAGAGTTGTctgataagaaaaatgaagagaaggatCTATTTGGGAGCGATAGTGAGTCGGGAAATGAAGAAGA aaATCTTATTGCAGACATATTTGGAGAATCTGGcgatgaagaggaagaagaatttaCA GGTTTTAACCAAGAagatttagaagaagaaaaaagtgaaaccCAAGTAAAAGAAGCAGAAGATTCAGATTCTGATGATAATATAAAGAGAGGAAAACA TATGGACTTTCTGTCGGATTTTGAGATGATGTTGCAGCGGAAAAAAAGCATGAGTGGCAAGCGCAGGCGTAACCGTGATGGTGGGACTTTTATTAGTGATGCTGACGACGTTGTGAGTGCCATGATTGTCAAGATGAATGAGGCTGCTGAG GAAGACAGACAGTTGAACAATCAAAAAAAGCCAGCActgaaaaaattaacattattacCTACTGTGGTTATGCACCTTAAAAA GCAGGAccttaaagaaacatttatcgACAGTGGTGTGATGTCTGCCATCAAAGAATGGCTTTCCCCTCTACCAGATAGGAGTTTGCCAGCACTAAAGATTCGAGAGGAGCTGTTGAAGATTCTGCAAGAG CTACCTAGTGTGAGCCAGGAGACCCTGAAGCATAGTGGGATTGGACGAGCAGTGATGTATCTCTATAAACACCCCAAGGAATCAAGGTCCAACAAGGATATGGCAGGGAAATTAATCA ATGAATGGTCACGGCCTATATTTGGTCTTACCTCAAACTACAAAGGTATgacaagagaggaaagagagcaaaGAGATCTAGAACAAATGCCTCAACGACGGAGAATGAATAG CACTGGTGGTCAGACACCCCGAAGAGACCTGGAAAAGGTGCTGACAGGGGAAGAGAA GGCTCTCAgacctggagatcctggattcTGTGCCCGTGCAAGGGTCCCCATGCCCTCAAACAAGGACTACGTTGTCAGACCTAAATGGAACGTGGAAATGGAGTCATCCAGG TTTCAGGGGACCTCCAAGAAGGGTATCAGTCGACTGGATAAACAGATGAGAAAGTTCACAGATATCAGGAAAAAAAGCAGATCTGCACACGCAGTGAAAATCAGCATCGAGGGCAATAAAATGCCATTGTGA